In a single window of the Massilia oculi genome:
- a CDS encoding NAD-dependent epimerase/dehydratase family protein, which yields MPDRSSFARPRLLIVGCGDVGMRLLPLLAAKYRVFALTSQPERRAELRALGAVPVVADLDRPATLARLRRLAPWVLHLAPPQPDGEYDLRTRRLAAALGKVERMVYVSTSGVYGDCGGALVHEHRRVAPRNARARRRVDAERVLRAWALATGASLAILRVPGIYADDRLPLRRLEQGTPALRAEDDVYTSHVHADDLARIVLAALLRGRPGRVVHALDRTRMKMADYFDAVADAFGMNRPPRLARAELQTAVSPMLLSFMSESRQLDDTRLRRELRVRLRHPDVATTLARLRPAS from the coding sequence ATGCCAGACCGATCCTCCTTTGCCCGTCCCCGCCTGCTCATCGTCGGCTGCGGCGACGTCGGCATGCGTTTGCTGCCGCTGCTGGCCGCGAAATACCGGGTGTTCGCCCTGACCAGCCAGCCCGAGCGCCGCGCCGAGCTGCGCGCGCTGGGCGCGGTGCCGGTGGTGGCGGACCTGGACCGCCCCGCGACCCTGGCGCGCCTGCGGCGGCTGGCGCCGTGGGTGCTGCACCTGGCGCCGCCGCAGCCGGATGGCGAGTACGATCTGCGCACGCGCCGCCTGGCGGCGGCGCTGGGGAAAGTCGAACGCATGGTGTACGTGAGCACGAGCGGCGTGTACGGCGATTGCGGTGGCGCGCTGGTCCATGAGCATCGACGGGTAGCGCCGCGCAATGCGCGCGCGCGGCGGCGCGTGGACGCCGAGCGCGTGCTGCGCGCCTGGGCCCTGGCCACCGGCGCGTCGCTGGCCATCCTGCGCGTGCCGGGCATCTATGCCGACGACCGCCTGCCGCTGCGCCGGCTGGAGCAGGGCACGCCGGCGCTGCGCGCCGAGGACGACGTCTACACCAGCCACGTGCACGCCGACGACCTGGCGCGCATCGTGCTGGCGGCTTTGCTGCGCGGACGGCCCGGGCGCGTGGTGCACGCGCTCGACCGCACGCGCATGAAGATGGCCGATTATTTCGATGCCGTGGCCGACGCCTTCGGCATGAACCGCCCGCCGCGCCTGGCGCGCGCCGAACTGCAAACGGCGGTGTCGCCGATGCTGCTGTCGTTCATGTCGGAATCGCGACAGCTGGACGACACGCGCCTGCGGCGCGAACTGCGGGTGCGCCTGCGCCACCCCGACGTCGCCACGACGCTGGCGCGCCTGCGCCCGGCCTCATGA
- a CDS encoding CDP-6-deoxy-delta-3,4-glucoseen reductase, which yields MTFQITVQPSGSQFTCEADETVLSAAIRAGIGLPYGCKNGACGSCKGKVLDGAVEHKPHQQRALSDIEKTGGMSLFCCAVPGSDLVIEAREVGGSSDYPLRKMPTRIAAIRRAAPDVAIVNLQLPANELLAYRAGQYIEFLLKDGKRRAYSIANAPSFEGPLELHIRHLPGGLFTDHVFGAMKERDILRFEGPLGTFFLREESDKPIVLLASGTGFAPVKALVEHLMHLKSTRPVRLYWGGRRPQDLYMDELCRAWETTLPDFTYVPVISDALPEDAWTGRTGFVHAAVMQDIIDLSGHQVYACGAPIMVDSARRDYTALCGLPEDEFFADSFTTEADLAGG from the coding sequence ATGACCTTCCAGATCACCGTCCAGCCCAGCGGCAGCCAGTTTACTTGCGAAGCCGATGAAACCGTCCTTTCCGCGGCCATCCGCGCCGGCATCGGCCTGCCCTATGGCTGCAAGAACGGCGCCTGCGGCTCGTGCAAGGGCAAGGTGCTCGATGGCGCGGTGGAGCACAAGCCGCACCAGCAGCGCGCGCTGTCCGACATCGAAAAGACCGGCGGCATGTCGCTGTTCTGCTGCGCCGTGCCGGGCAGCGACCTGGTGATCGAGGCGCGCGAAGTGGGCGGCAGCTCGGACTACCCGCTGCGCAAGATGCCGACCCGGATCGCCGCCATCCGCCGCGCCGCGCCCGACGTCGCGATCGTCAACCTGCAGCTGCCGGCCAACGAGCTGCTGGCGTACCGCGCGGGCCAGTACATCGAATTCCTGCTCAAGGACGGCAAGCGCCGCGCCTACTCGATCGCCAATGCGCCGTCGTTCGAAGGCCCGCTCGAGCTGCACATCCGGCACCTGCCGGGCGGCCTGTTCACCGACCACGTGTTCGGCGCCATGAAGGAGCGCGACATCCTGCGCTTCGAGGGTCCGCTCGGCACCTTCTTCCTGCGCGAAGAATCCGACAAGCCGATCGTGCTGCTGGCCTCGGGCACCGGCTTCGCCCCGGTCAAGGCCCTGGTCGAGCACCTGATGCACCTGAAGTCGACCCGTCCGGTGCGCCTGTACTGGGGCGGCCGCCGCCCGCAAGACCTGTATATGGACGAGCTGTGCCGCGCCTGGGAAACCACGCTGCCCGACTTCACCTACGTGCCGGTGATTTCAGACGCGCTGCCCGAGGATGCCTGGACCGGCCGCACCGGCTTCGTGCACGCGGCGGTCATGCAGGACATCATCGATCTGTCGGGACACCAGGTGTACGCCTGTGGCGCCCCGATCATGGTCGATTCGGCGCGCCGCGACTACACCGCTCTGTGCGGCCTGCCGGAAGACGAGTTCTTCGCCGATTCGTTCACCACCGAAGCGGACCTGGCGGGCGGTTGA
- a CDS encoding MFS transporter — translation MSLLSPSGRLGVLRNRNLAFYLSARFLATFAVQMQSVAIGWQVYQITGSLFDLGLIGLAQFAPFLLFILWAGHVADRHNRRLIVMACMTVQLLCSALLIAFTASGSTVVWPVFAILVVFGSARAFMMPASQAVLKNLVPDREFGQAVALGSSTMHVAMILGPIVGGLLYVFGAQVVHMTSASLLALAVLLMTNTRSIGQIINKAPVSWHTLLEGLRFVRSRPIVLGAISLDLFAVLFGGATALLPAYAHDILGAGPTGLGFLRTAPGVGAALCSITLAMFPITRRVGAWMFGGVALYGVCVILQGLTDSFPVALAALFLLGVGDMVSVYIRHLLVQYETPDEIRGRVSAVNSVFIGASNELGEFESGVTAGWLGLTRAILLGGIATLVVTGLWAVLFPVLSRMDRFPHHDKERGS, via the coding sequence ATGTCCCTGCTGTCTCCCTCCGGCCGCCTCGGCGTCCTGCGCAACCGCAATCTCGCCTTCTATCTCTCGGCGCGCTTCCTCGCCACCTTCGCCGTCCAGATGCAGAGCGTGGCGATCGGCTGGCAGGTGTACCAGATCACCGGCAGCCTGTTCGACCTCGGACTGATCGGCCTGGCGCAGTTCGCGCCGTTCCTGCTGTTCATCCTGTGGGCCGGCCACGTGGCCGACCGCCATAACCGGCGCCTGATCGTCATGGCCTGCATGACGGTGCAGCTGCTGTGCAGCGCGCTGCTGATCGCGTTTACCGCCAGCGGCAGCACGGTCGTGTGGCCGGTGTTCGCGATCCTGGTGGTGTTCGGCAGCGCACGCGCCTTCATGATGCCGGCCTCGCAGGCGGTGCTCAAGAACCTGGTGCCCGACCGCGAATTCGGCCAGGCCGTGGCGCTCGGCTCGTCGACCATGCACGTGGCGATGATCCTGGGCCCGATCGTCGGCGGCCTGCTGTATGTGTTCGGTGCGCAGGTCGTGCACATGACCTCCGCCAGCCTGCTGGCGCTGGCGGTGCTCCTGATGACGAACACGCGCAGCATCGGGCAGATCATCAACAAGGCGCCGGTCAGCTGGCACACCCTGCTTGAGGGCCTGCGCTTCGTGCGCTCGCGCCCGATCGTGCTGGGCGCCATCTCGCTCGACCTGTTCGCGGTGCTGTTCGGCGGCGCCACCGCCCTGCTGCCGGCCTACGCCCACGACATCCTGGGCGCCGGGCCCACCGGCCTCGGCTTCCTGCGCACCGCGCCCGGCGTCGGCGCCGCCCTGTGCTCGATCACGCTCGCGATGTTCCCGATCACGCGCCGGGTCGGCGCCTGGATGTTCGGCGGTGTCGCACTGTACGGCGTGTGCGTGATCCTGCAAGGCCTGACCGACAGCTTCCCCGTCGCGCTGGCCGCCCTGTTCCTGCTCGGCGTGGGCGACATGGTCAGCGTCTACATCCGCCACCTGCTGGTGCAGTACGAGACCCCGGACGAGATCCGCGGCCGGGTCAGCGCGGTAAACTCGGTGTTCATCGGCGCCTCGAACGAGCTGGGCGAATTCGAATCCGGCGTCACCGCCGGCTGGCTGGGCCTGACGCGCGCCATCCTGTTGGGCGGCATCGCCACGCTGGTGGTCACCGGTCTGTGGGCGGTGCTGTTCCCGGTGTTGTCCAGGATGGACCGCTTCCCGCACCACGACAAGGAGCGCGGGAGCTGA
- a CDS encoding methyl-accepting chemotaxis protein — MQLKQLKIGQRLALAFGLVLVLLAVVLATGVQKLSAMNDLLVKVVEVNNARIDAASTMRDNLRRISIAVRDITIISDQAQMQEQSTAIAKAREAYEAGAKALDGSIGSDEGRAQLANTAAAAAKVLPLIAKGEALARQNDLEAGRDFLREEFVPAMRGWTTSIDDIITLQSTRNHEDQARGRDAYAQARVLMFTVGGIALVAAVAIAWLITRSITRPLNRAVEVARTVAAGDLSSHIEVTSLDETGQLLGALKDMNTNLRDIVSQVREGTDTIATASDEIAVGNLDLSSRTEQQASSLEETASSMEELTSTVKQNAEHARQANGLARSASDVATRGGAVVSSVVETMGAIHASASKIVDIISVIDGIAFQTNILALNAAVEAARAGEQGRGFAVVASEVRNLAHRSASAAKEIKTLIDDSVTKVDEGSRLVTQAGATMDEIVVSVKRVTDIMGEITVASQEQENGIEQINHAVTEMDAVTQQNAALVEEAAAAAQSLKEQSARLAETVSVFNLGAGQRNAGAARPAAAAPAPASRQRALAVA; from the coding sequence ATGCAATTGAAGCAACTGAAAATCGGCCAGCGCCTGGCGCTCGCCTTCGGCCTGGTACTTGTGCTGCTGGCCGTGGTGCTGGCAACCGGCGTACAGAAACTGAGCGCCATGAACGATTTGCTGGTCAAGGTCGTCGAGGTGAACAACGCGCGTATCGACGCCGCCAGCACCATGCGCGACAACCTGCGCCGGATCTCGATCGCCGTGCGCGACATCACGATCATTTCCGACCAGGCCCAGATGCAGGAACAGTCGACTGCGATCGCCAAGGCGCGCGAAGCCTATGAGGCCGGGGCCAAAGCGCTGGACGGATCGATCGGTTCCGACGAAGGCAGGGCCCAGCTCGCCAATACCGCCGCGGCCGCCGCCAAGGTGCTGCCGCTGATCGCCAAGGGCGAAGCGCTGGCGCGGCAAAACGACCTCGAGGCTGGCCGGGATTTCCTGCGTGAAGAGTTCGTGCCAGCGATGCGCGGCTGGACCACCTCGATCGACGACATCATCACCCTGCAAAGCACGCGCAATCATGAAGACCAGGCGCGTGGACGCGACGCCTATGCGCAGGCGCGCGTGTTGATGTTCACCGTCGGCGGCATCGCCCTGGTTGCGGCGGTCGCCATCGCCTGGCTGATTACCCGCTCGATCACCCGCCCGCTGAACCGGGCCGTGGAAGTCGCGCGCACCGTCGCCGCCGGTGATCTCTCCAGCCACATCGAGGTCACCTCGCTGGATGAAACCGGCCAGCTGCTGGGCGCGCTGAAGGACATGAACACGAACCTGCGCGACATCGTCAGCCAGGTGCGCGAAGGCACCGACACCATCGCCACCGCGTCGGACGAGATCGCGGTGGGCAACCTCGACCTGTCGAGCCGCACCGAGCAGCAGGCCAGCTCGCTGGAAGAAACCGCCTCGTCGATGGAAGAACTGACCTCGACCGTCAAGCAGAATGCCGAACACGCACGCCAGGCCAACGGCCTCGCGCGCTCGGCCTCCGACGTCGCCACCCGCGGCGGCGCCGTGGTATCAAGCGTGGTCGAGACCATGGGCGCCATCCATGCGTCGGCCAGCAAGATCGTCGACATCATCTCGGTGATCGACGGCATCGCCTTCCAGACCAATATCCTGGCGCTGAATGCGGCGGTGGAAGCGGCGCGCGCCGGCGAGCAGGGCCGCGGCTTCGCCGTGGTGGCGAGCGAGGTGCGCAACCTGGCCCATCGTTCGGCCAGCGCGGCCAAGGAAATCAAGACCCTGATCGACGACTCGGTGACCAAGGTCGACGAAGGCAGCCGCCTGGTGACCCAGGCCGGCGCGACGATGGACGAGATCGTGGTGAGCGTCAAGCGCGTCACCGACATCATGGGCGAGATCACGGTCGCCAGCCAGGAGCAGGAAAACGGCATCGAGCAGATCAACCACGCGGTCACCGAGATGGATGCGGTGACCCAGCAGAACGCGGCCCTGGTCGAGGAAGCGGCGGCGGCTGCCCAGTCGCTGAAGGAACAGTCGGCGCGCCTGGCCGAGACGGTCAGCGTGTTCAACCTGGGCGCCGGCCAGCGCAATGCCGGCGCGGCCCGTCCGGCGGCGGCGGCGCCGGCGCCGGCATCGCGGCAGCGGGCGCTGGCGGTCGCCTGA
- a CDS encoding HPF/RaiA family ribosome-associated protein, with protein MQINVNTDNTINKHQGLDEHVQEVVRTSIGRFGDQVNRVDVHLSNENKEKKADGGNSCMLEARLTGIAPIVIHEHATDLHQAINNAGGKLARALDSAIGRLQDKQRAASITHTEDPTADKHLTDM; from the coding sequence ATGCAGATCAATGTAAATACCGATAACACCATCAACAAGCATCAGGGTCTGGACGAGCACGTGCAGGAAGTCGTGCGCACCTCCATCGGTCGTTTTGGCGACCAGGTCAACCGCGTTGACGTTCACTTGAGTAACGAGAACAAGGAGAAGAAGGCGGACGGCGGCAATTCGTGCATGCTCGAAGCACGCCTGACCGGCATCGCGCCGATCGTGATCCACGAGCACGCCACCGACCTGCACCAGGCCATCAACAACGCCGGCGGCAAGCTGGCGCGCGCCCTCGACAGCGCGATCGGCCGCCTGCAGGACAAGCAGCGCGCCGCCTCGATCACGCACACCGAAGATCCGACCGCCGACAAGCACCTGACGGATATGTGA
- a CDS encoding helical backbone metal receptor, translating into MTDSDNSLNDVLNDVLNDVLIDALGRAHRPAPDARIVSLVPSITELLCDLGLAPQLVGRTGFCIHPKAVVADIPKVGGTKDVNLEKIRKLAPTHVVVNIDENEKPTVDALAQFVPHVVVTHPLAPQDNLALARLMGGIFGAREQAQSWCAAFGDELARLRALARGPARTVLYCIWQDPWMSVSKDTYIAAMLAELGWQVPGLGAARYPRFDWSEALVDGLDAVLLSTEPYRFTEAHADALEKQIGIPVLLVDGEMMSWYGSRALAGLRYLREVRAMLEGDAGGEREAG; encoded by the coding sequence ATGACTGATTCTGACAATTCGCTCAATGACGTGCTCAATGACGTGCTCAATGACGTGCTCATTGATGCGCTCGGGCGCGCGCACCGGCCGGCCCCGGACGCGCGCATCGTGTCGCTGGTGCCGTCGATCACCGAGCTGCTGTGCGACCTCGGGCTGGCGCCGCAGCTGGTCGGCCGCACCGGTTTTTGTATCCACCCGAAGGCGGTGGTGGCGGACATCCCCAAGGTGGGGGGCACCAAGGACGTCAACCTCGAGAAGATCCGCAAGCTGGCGCCGACCCACGTCGTGGTCAATATCGACGAGAACGAAAAGCCGACCGTCGACGCGCTGGCGCAGTTCGTGCCGCACGTGGTGGTCACGCATCCGCTGGCCCCGCAGGACAACCTGGCGCTGGCGCGCCTGATGGGCGGCATCTTCGGCGCCCGGGAGCAGGCCCAGTCGTGGTGCGCCGCCTTCGGGGACGAGCTGGCGCGGCTGCGCGCGCTGGCGCGCGGTCCCGCACGCACGGTCCTGTACTGCATCTGGCAAGACCCGTGGATGAGCGTGTCGAAGGACACGTATATCGCCGCCATGCTGGCCGAACTGGGCTGGCAGGTGCCCGGGCTTGGGGCGGCGCGCTATCCCCGTTTCGACTGGTCCGAAGCCCTGGTGGACGGGCTCGACGCGGTGCTGCTGTCGACCGAACCCTACCGGTTTACGGAGGCGCACGCGGACGCGCTGGAAAAGCAGATCGGGATTCCCGTGCTGCTGGTCGATGGCGAGATGATGTCCTGGTATGGCAGCCGCGCGCTGGCGGGATTGCGCTATCTGCGCGAGGTGAGGGCGATGCTTGAAGGCGATGCTGGCGGGGAGCGCGAAGCAGGCTGA
- a CDS encoding GGDEF domain-containing protein, which translates to MEHIGTFGASRTTLRDLHLFRDETDPVIAAMVAGCAVVRMARGRRIDDGGQARLYIVLSGVLEIAPDAHAGDEGNTSRILPGESVGEQAVLDDALNLAAMTALEDTELLVIESDMVWTLIERSGVLARNLLRLLSFRIRATNALLRRRQKLGEFYRQLSLNDPLTGLYNRAWLNEMLPKLAARAATDGSPLSLVMIDLDHFKRFNDTHGHIAGDAALAAAASVIRGALRPSDFAVRYGGEEMLAVLPDTTPDMATGVAERLCRRLRLAVVFPDMRLPLPHLTGSFGVASLAPGGDERSLLAAADAALYRAKEAGRDRVCA; encoded by the coding sequence TTGGAACACATCGGCACCTTCGGTGCTTCCCGTACGACGCTGCGCGACCTGCACCTGTTTCGCGACGAGACCGACCCGGTCATCGCCGCGATGGTGGCCGGCTGCGCCGTCGTGCGCATGGCGCGCGGCCGCCGCATCGACGATGGCGGCCAGGCGCGCCTGTACATCGTCCTGTCGGGCGTGCTCGAGATCGCACCCGACGCCCATGCCGGCGACGAGGGCAACACCAGCCGCATCCTCCCGGGCGAAAGCGTCGGCGAACAGGCGGTGCTGGACGACGCGCTGAACCTGGCGGCGATGACGGCGCTCGAGGACACCGAACTCCTGGTGATCGAGTCCGACATGGTGTGGACGCTGATCGAGCGTTCGGGCGTGCTGGCGCGTAACCTGCTGCGTCTGCTGTCCTTCCGCATCCGCGCCACCAACGCCCTGCTGCGCCGGCGCCAGAAGCTGGGCGAATTCTACCGCCAGCTCTCGCTCAACGACCCGCTCACGGGCCTGTACAACCGCGCCTGGCTCAACGAGATGCTGCCCAAGCTGGCCGCACGCGCGGCCACCGACGGCAGCCCGCTGTCGCTGGTGATGATCGACCTCGACCACTTCAAGCGCTTCAACGACACCCACGGCCACATCGCCGGCGACGCCGCGCTGGCCGCCGCCGCGAGCGTGATCCGCGGCGCGCTGCGCCCGTCCGACTTCGCGGTGCGCTACGGCGGCGAAGAGATGCTGGCCGTGCTGCCCGACACCACGCCGGACATGGCCACCGGCGTGGCCGAACGCCTGTGCCGGCGCCTGCGCCTGGCCGTCGTATTCCCCGACATGCGCCTGCCGCTGCCGCACCTGACCGGCTCCTTCGGCGTGGCCAGCCTGGCGCCCGGCGGCGACGAGCGCAGCCTGCTGGCGGCGGCCGACGCCGCCCTGTACCGCGCCAAGGAGGCGGGACGGGACCGCGTCTGCGCCTGA
- the sbcB gene encoding exodeoxyribonuclease I yields MSTHTFLWHDYETFGAVPRRDRPAQFAAIRTDADLNEIGEPIMLYCQPANDFLPDPQSCLITGITPQHCLERGVPEHEFARQIEATFSEPGTIGVGYNTIRFDDEVTRFLFWRNLIDPYAREWQHNCGRWDLLDVVRMVYALRPEGIEWPTREDGKPSFRLEHLSAANGLAHEAAHDALSDVRATIALARLVKHKQPRLFDFCLELRRKDRVASEMGLHLDPGQRQPFLHVSGMFPVEYGCLGLVYPLAQHPTNKNEVLVWDCRHDPSELFALDADTIRTRMFTRASELPEGVTRLPVKSVHLNKSPMLVGNLKTLRPDLAMRWDIDLERGRAHAALAAGGPDMQAIWAQVLAKPGTGEAVDVDEDLYGGFVSRDDRRQLESLRMQKPEALARRVSFEDERLNELLFRYRARNFPHTLLDDEMQLWEAHRAARLFEGAHGARTVDQLFTEIDALSETADERAEEILGALYDYAESIAPDRY; encoded by the coding sequence ATGAGCACGCACACCTTCCTCTGGCACGACTATGAAACCTTCGGCGCGGTGCCGCGCCGCGACCGCCCGGCCCAGTTCGCCGCGATCCGCACCGACGCCGATCTCAACGAGATCGGCGAGCCGATCATGCTGTACTGCCAGCCGGCCAACGACTTCCTGCCCGACCCGCAATCCTGCCTGATCACCGGCATTACGCCGCAGCACTGCCTCGAACGGGGCGTGCCCGAACACGAATTCGCGCGCCAGATCGAAGCCACCTTCAGCGAGCCGGGGACGATCGGCGTCGGCTACAACACGATCCGCTTCGACGACGAGGTGACCCGCTTCCTGTTCTGGCGCAACCTGATCGATCCGTATGCGCGCGAATGGCAGCACAACTGCGGCCGCTGGGACCTGCTCGACGTGGTGCGCATGGTGTACGCACTGCGCCCGGAAGGCATCGAATGGCCGACCCGCGAAGACGGCAAGCCGAGCTTCAGGCTGGAACACCTGAGCGCCGCCAACGGCCTGGCCCACGAAGCGGCGCACGACGCGCTGTCCGACGTGCGCGCCACCATCGCGCTGGCGCGCCTCGTCAAGCACAAGCAGCCGCGCCTGTTCGACTTCTGCCTCGAGCTGCGCCGCAAGGACCGGGTCGCGAGCGAGATGGGCCTGCACCTCGACCCGGGCCAGCGCCAGCCTTTCCTGCACGTGTCCGGCATGTTCCCGGTGGAGTACGGCTGCCTGGGCCTGGTCTACCCGCTGGCCCAGCATCCGACCAACAAGAACGAGGTGCTGGTCTGGGATTGCCGCCACGACCCGTCCGAGCTGTTCGCGCTCGACGCCGACACCATCCGCACCCGCATGTTCACCCGCGCGAGCGAATTGCCCGAAGGCGTGACCCGGCTGCCGGTCAAGAGCGTGCACCTGAACAAATCGCCGATGCTGGTCGGGAACCTCAAGACCCTGCGGCCCGACCTGGCCATGCGCTGGGACATCGACCTGGAGCGCGGCCGCGCGCACGCCGCGCTGGCGGCCGGCGGGCCGGACATGCAGGCGATCTGGGCCCAGGTGCTGGCCAAACCCGGCACGGGTGAAGCGGTGGACGTCGATGAAGACCTGTACGGCGGCTTCGTCAGCCGCGACGACCGCCGCCAGCTGGAGTCGCTGCGCATGCAGAAACCCGAGGCGCTGGCGCGCCGCGTCAGCTTCGAGGACGAGCGCCTCAACGAACTCCTGTTCCGCTACCGCGCGCGCAACTTCCCGCATACCTTGCTTGACGACGAGATGCAGCTGTGGGAGGCGCACCGCGCGGCGCGGCTGTTCGAGGGCGCGCATGGAGCGCGCACGGTGGACCAGCTGTTTACCGAGATCGATGCGCTGTCGGAGACGGCGGACGAGCGTGCCGAGGAGATTCTCGGGGCGCTGTACGATTACGCCGAGTCGATCGCGCCGGATCGATACTAG
- the pyrF gene encoding orotidine-5'-phosphate decarboxylase: MNFINKLSAAWARNDSLLCVGLDPDLARLPARLEGQPDAIVQFCKAIIDATADLACAFKPQIAYFAALGAEDQLEEICAYLRATYPHIPLVLDAKRGDIGATAHQYAREAFERYGADAVTVSPYMGFDSVEPYMEWPDRGVIVLCRTSNAGGSDLQFLDVGGRPLYQHVAQLVAEKWNRNGQCALVVGATFPDEIAQVRKLVGDMPLLIPGVGAQGGDVEATVKAGRTADGAGMMINSSRAILYATPQEGEDFAAAARRVARETRDAINAHRRG, translated from the coding sequence GTGAATTTCATCAACAAACTTTCCGCCGCATGGGCCCGTAACGATTCGCTGCTGTGCGTCGGCCTCGACCCGGACCTGGCGCGCCTGCCGGCACGCCTGGAGGGCCAGCCGGACGCCATCGTCCAGTTCTGCAAGGCCATCATCGACGCGACCGCCGACCTGGCCTGCGCCTTCAAGCCGCAGATCGCCTATTTCGCCGCCCTCGGCGCGGAAGACCAGCTGGAAGAAATCTGCGCCTACCTGCGCGCCACTTACCCGCACATCCCGCTGGTGCTGGACGCCAAGCGCGGCGACATCGGCGCCACCGCCCACCAGTACGCGCGCGAAGCCTTCGAGCGCTATGGCGCGGATGCGGTGACGGTCAGCCCCTACATGGGCTTCGATTCGGTCGAGCCGTATATGGAATGGCCAGACCGCGGCGTGATCGTGCTGTGCCGCACCTCGAACGCGGGCGGTTCCGACCTGCAGTTCCTGGATGTGGGCGGCCGCCCGTTGTACCAGCACGTTGCCCAGCTGGTCGCCGAAAAATGGAACCGCAACGGCCAGTGCGCGCTGGTGGTGGGAGCGACCTTCCCGGACGAGATCGCCCAGGTGCGCAAGCTGGTCGGCGATATGCCGCTCTTGATCCCGGGCGTGGGCGCCCAGGGCGGCGATGTCGAGGCGACCGTCAAGGCGGGCCGCACGGCGGATGGCGCGGGCATGATGATCAATTCGTCGCGTGCGATCCTGTACGCGACGCCGCAGGAAGGCGAAGATTTCGCGGCGGCCGCGCGCCGGGTGGCGCGGGAGACGCGCGACGCGATCAACGCGCATCGCCGCGGTTGA
- a CDS encoding LemA family protein, with amino-acid sequence MTNSFFFRWTRLLGGAVLAGALLSGCGYNEFQTKDEATKAAWSEVVNQYQRRADLIPNLVNTVKGYASHESATLEAVTRARAQATSFQITPEVLNNPEAFQKFQQVQGELSGALSRLMMVSEKYPDLKADASFRDLQSQLEGTENRITVARQRYIASVQDYNVTVRQFPKNLTAMVFGYETKPSFTVENEKAISTAPTVDFGK; translated from the coding sequence ATGACCAATTCCTTCTTCTTCCGTTGGACCCGTCTGCTCGGCGGCGCCGTCCTCGCCGGCGCCCTGCTGTCCGGCTGCGGCTACAACGAATTCCAGACCAAGGACGAGGCCACCAAGGCGGCATGGAGCGAAGTGGTGAACCAGTACCAGCGTCGCGCCGACCTGATCCCGAACCTGGTCAACACTGTCAAGGGCTACGCCTCGCATGAAAGCGCCACGCTCGAAGCGGTGACCCGCGCCCGCGCCCAGGCCACCAGCTTCCAGATCACGCCCGAGGTGCTGAACAATCCCGAGGCCTTCCAGAAATTCCAGCAGGTGCAGGGCGAGCTGTCGGGCGCCCTGTCGCGTCTGATGATGGTCTCGGAAAAATACCCCGACCTGAAGGCCGATGCGAGCTTCCGCGACCTGCAGTCGCAGCTGGAAGGCACGGAAAACCGCATCACGGTGGCGCGCCAGCGCTATATCGCCTCGGTCCAGGACTACAACGTGACCGTGCGTCAGTTCCCCAAGAACTTGACGGCGATGGTGTTCGGCTATGAAACCAAGCCCTCCTTCACCGTCGAGAACGAGAAGGCGATCTCGACCGCGCCGACGGTCGACTTCGGCAAGTAA
- a CDS encoding TPM domain-containing protein: protein MTALSRFFCILLLALLTSAPALAQLQPVPKLTTRVTDQAGMLDAAQRQRLEAVLADYEAKTGSQIAVLLVKSTEPEAIEQYSIRVTDAWQLGRKGVDDGVLLLVARDNPSSLRRLRIEAGRGVQGVLTDAQSKRILQDVIAPHFRQEHYYEGLVAGVGAIATLLNQEAFPAPPSNSSSARLQPTTAASRYGRSSSSSSAPRCCARCSGHAAARSAPAAAKRTGAAPPPASSSATSSAI, encoded by the coding sequence ATGACCGCACTGTCGCGTTTCTTCTGCATCCTGCTGCTCGCGCTGCTGACCAGCGCGCCGGCCCTCGCACAGCTGCAGCCGGTGCCGAAGCTGACCACGCGCGTCACCGACCAGGCCGGCATGCTCGACGCGGCCCAGCGCCAGCGCCTCGAAGCGGTGCTGGCCGACTATGAGGCCAAGACCGGCAGCCAGATCGCCGTGCTGCTGGTGAAGTCGACCGAACCCGAAGCGATCGAGCAGTACAGCATCCGCGTCACCGACGCCTGGCAGCTGGGCCGCAAGGGCGTCGACGACGGCGTGCTGTTGCTGGTGGCGCGCGACAACCCCTCGTCGCTGCGCCGCCTGCGCATCGAGGCCGGGCGCGGTGTGCAGGGCGTGCTCACCGACGCCCAGTCCAAGCGCATCCTGCAGGACGTGATCGCGCCGCACTTCCGGCAAGAACACTATTACGAGGGCCTGGTCGCCGGCGTCGGCGCCATCGCCACCCTGCTCAACCAGGAAGCCTTCCCGGCGCCGCCCAGCAACAGCAGCAGCGCCAGGCTGCAGCCGACGACGGCGGCTTCCCGCTATGGGCGATCTTCCTCGTCATCATCGGCGCCTCGATGCTGCGCTCGGTGTTCCGGCCACGCGGCCGCACGGTCGGCACCCGCCGCGGCCAAACGCACTGGGGCAGCGCCACCACCGGCTTCGTCCTCGGCAACATCATCGGCAATATGA